A stretch of Colletotrichum lupini chromosome 2, complete sequence DNA encodes these proteins:
- a CDS encoding SAM domain-containing protein, translating into MLNMSGSHIAGNRNSTPEANTNPSLRPPSSRVMGANSHLRASADMAALSNASPSSRIRPSSDFYGSQQGQGHSNPEADPQDKIAQQWIADIDQYETTLEEMAAATLDQDFKDELSAIEQWFRVLSEAERTAALYALLQQTTQVQIRFFIQVLQQMGKNHPMSGVLSPANFDKGTNDYTLLTILLSFG; encoded by the coding sequence ATGCTCAATATGTCTGGCAGTCACATTGCGGGCAACCGCAACAGCACCCCGGAGGCCAACACAAACCCGTCTCTTCGCCCCCCCTCCTCGAGAGTTATGGGAGCCAACAGCCACCTTCGAGCTTCTGCCGACATGGCTGCGCTCTCCAACGCATCTCCCTCGAGCCGGATCCGCCCGTCGTCCGACTTCTACGGCTCTCAGCAGGGCCAGGGTCATAGTAACCCCGAGGCCGATCCCCAAGACAAGATCGCCCAACAGTGGATTGCCGATATCGACCAGTACGAGACGACTTTGGAAGAAATGGCCGCTGCTACTCTCGACCAGGACTTCAAGGACGAACTAAGTGCTATTGAGCAGTGGTTCAGGGTCCTCAGCGAGGCCGAGCGCACTGCTGCTCTGTACGCCTTGCTGCAGCAGACCACCCAAGTGCAGATTCGGTTCTTCATTCAGGTTCTACAGCAAATGGGCAAGAACCACCCCATGTCGGGCGTCTTATCCCCGGCCAACTTCGATAAAGGCACGAATGATTACACGCTTCTTACTATCCTGCTGTCCTTCGGCTAA